The Quercus robur chromosome 7, dhQueRobu3.1, whole genome shotgun sequence genome has a segment encoding these proteins:
- the LOC126692138 gene encoding external alternative NAD(P)H-ubiquinone oxidoreductase B2, mitochondrial-like: MSGYSFFQRFPKVFQTHPMLGRVLVVCAVTAVSGGGLMAFSDARQKSMYAKSIQGEFKKKKVVVVGTGWAGTSFLKELKNPSYDVHVVSPRNYFAFTPLLPSVTCGTVEARSIVEPIRSITKKKSYDVHFKEAKCYKIDAENKKVYCQSSQDKNFDGKEEFALDYDYLVIAMGAQSNTFNTPGVMEHAHFLKEVDDALGIRKTVIDAFERASLPSISEEEKKRILHFVVVGGGPTGVEFAAELHDYVYDDLVKLYPQSKDYVKITLIEAGNHILNMFDKRISAFAEEKFQRDGINVKTGSMVVKVSDKEISTKVRATGEVVNIPYGMVVWSTGIGTRPEIADFMKQIGQTNRRVLATDEWLRVEGCDNVYALGDCATVNQRRVMEDISAIFSKADKNKSGTLNIKDFHDVMDDILERYPQVKLYLKKKKMKNFAALLKNTQENDQNKPIEIDNVKTALTEVDSQMKNLPPTAQVAYQQGQYLADCFNRMEQCEKNPEGPLRFRESGRHRFHPFRYRHLGQFAPLGGEQAAFQLPGDWVSIGHSSQWLWYSVYASKLVSWRTRMLVISDWGRRFIFGRDSSKI; the protein is encoded by the exons ATGAGTGGTTACTCTTTCTTTCAAAGGTTCCCTAAGGTTTTTCAAACTCACCCCATGCTCGGGAGAGTTCTTGTTGTCTGTGCCGTCACTGCCGTCAG TGGTGGAGGTCTTATGGCATTTTCTGATGCTAGACAAAAATCTATGTATGCTAAATCAATTCAAGGtgaattcaagaaaaagaaGGTGGTGGTAGTTGGAACTGGATGGGCTGGCACCAGCtttttgaaagaattgaaaaaccCCTCATATGATGTTCATGTGGTGTCACCTCGTAATTATTTTGCATTCACTCCTTTGTTACCTAGTGTTACTTGTGGCACAGTGGAAGCACGCAGCATTGTTGAACCCATTCGCAGTATTACCAAGAAG AAAAGCTATGATGTTCACTTCAAGGAAGCTAAATGTTACAAGATTGATGCAGAGAATAAGAAAGTTTATTGTCAATCTAGTCAAGACAAAAATTTTGATGgaaaagaagaatttgcttTAGACTATGACTACTTAGTGATAGCCATGGGAGCCCAATCAAATACATTCAACACCCCCGGGGTTATGGAGCATGCCCACTTCTTGAAG GAAGTAGATGATGCTCTGGGAATCCGTAAGACAGTGATTGATGCTTTTGAGAGGGCAAGCCTTCCTTCTATAAGtgaagaggagaagaaaaggATTTTGCATTTTGTAGTTGTTGGTGGTGGTCCAACTGGTGTGGAATTTGCTGCAGAGCTTCATGACTATGTCTATGATGATTTAGTCAAGTTATACCCTCAAAGTAAAGACTATGTGAAAATCACCCTCATTGAAGCTGGCAATCATATTCTGAACAT GTTTGACAAGAGAATTTCTGCATTTGCTGAAGAAAAGTTTCAAAGAGATGGTATTAATGTGAAAACAGGATCAATGGTCGTAAAAGTATCCGATAAAGAAATATCTACTAAAGTAAGAGCAACTGGCGAGGTTGTAAACATACCTTATGGAATGGTTGTCTGGTCAACTGGTATTGGGACTCGCCCTGAAATAGCGGATTTCATGAAGCAAATTGGTCAG ACTAACAGACGTGTGTTAGCTACTGATGAATGGCTGAGGGTGGAAGGATGTGATAACGTATATGCCCTTGGGGATTGTGCAACAGTAAACCAGCGCAGAGTCATG GAAGATATTTCCGCCATATTCAGTAAAGCAGACAAGAATAAATCTGGTACTTTAAATATAAAGGACTTTCATGATGTTATGGATGACATCCTGGAGAGGTACCCTCAAGTGAAGCtttatttgaagaagaaaaagatgaaaaattttgCTGCGTTGCTGAAGAATACTCAAGAGAATGACCAAAACAAGCCCATTGAAATTGATAACGTTAAGACAGCTCTGACTGAAGTGGACTCTCAGATGAAAAATCTCCCTCCAACAGCTCAG GTTGCTTATCAGCAAGGCCAATACCTTGCAGACTGTTTCAATCGCATGGAACAGTGTGAGAAGAATCCTGAAGGTCCTCTCAGGTTTAGGGAATCTGGACGTCATCGGTTTCATCCCTTTAG GTATAGGCACTTGGGGCAATTTGCACCACTGGGAGGAGAACAAGCTGCATTCCAACTTCCTGGAGATTGGGTCTCGATTGGTCATAGCTCTCAGTGGCTCTGGTACTCAGTATATGCCAG CAAGCTAGTCAGTTGGAGGACAAGAATGCTGGTGATCTCTGATTGGGGAAGGAGATTCATATTTGGAAGGGACTCAAgcaaaatctga
- the LOC126692142 gene encoding 1-(5-phosphoribosyl)-5-[(5-phosphoribosylamino)methylideneamino] imidazole-4-carboxamide isomerase, chloroplastic isoform X1, with translation MHSTMFRTLRTTATSTSDLGSLRPLGSSFHSRNKHRIVTAIPCVGFSRSRLSISCSVRFRPCIDIHKGKVKQIVGSTIQDLKEDGSAPVTNFESDKSAAEFANLYKEDGLTGGHVIMIGADPLSNSAAIEALHAYPGGLQIGGGINSDNSLSYIEEGASHVIVTSYVFKNGQMDLERLKDLVRVVGKQRLVLDLSCRKKEGKYAIVTDRWQKFTDVYLDRKILDFLAKYADEFLVHGVDVEGKKLGIDEELVALLGKHSPIPVTYAGGVTVMADLERIKVAGMGRVDVTVGSALDIFGGNMAYMDVVAWHSQQEAFTD, from the exons ATGCACAGCACGATGTTTCGGACCCTCCGTACAACAGCAACATCAACCTCCGACCTGGGCTCGCTCCGACCTTTAGGTTCTTCTTTCCACAGCCGAAACAAGCATAGAATCGTCACAGCTATTCCTTGTGTTGGTTTCTCACGGTCACGCTTGTCTATTAGCTGTTCGGTTCGTTTCCGTCCTTGCATTGATATACACAAG GGGAAAGTGAAACAAATTGTTGGGTCAACCATTCAGGATTTGAAGGAGGATGGGTCAGCTCCTGTTACCAATTTCGAATCAGATAAGTCAGCGGCTGAGTTTGCCAATTTGTATAAAGAAGATGGACTTACGGGTGGTCATGTCATCATGATTGGAGCAGATCCTTTGAGTAACAGTGCAGCCATTGAAGCATTGCACGCTTATCCCG GCGGTTTGCAAATTGGGGGCGGAATCAATTCTGACAATTCGTTGAGTTACATAGAGGAAGGAGCTAGCCATGTCATTGTCACATCG TATGTATTCAAGAATGGACAAATGGACCTTGAAAGGCTTAAAGATCTTGTTCGTGTTGTTGGAAAGCAGAGGCTTGTGTTGGACCTTAGTTGCAGAAAGAAG gAAGGTAAATATGCAATTGTAACTGATAGATGGCAGAAGTTCACCGATGTATATCTTGACCGAAAAATATTGGATTTTCTTGCCAAATATGCGGATGAGTTTCTTGTCCATGGTGTTGATGTTGAAGGGAAAAA GCTGGGAATTGATGAAGAGCTTGTGGCATTGCTTGGGAAGCATTCACCG ATTCCTGTAACTTATGCTGGTGGTGTGACGGTGATGGCTGATTTAGAGAGAATAAAGGTGGCTGGGATGGGTCGTGTGGATGTTACCGTGGGCAGTGCTTTGGATATTTTTGGGGGCAATATGGCATACATGGATGTAGTTGCTTGGCATTCTCAGCAGGAGGCTTTTACAGATTAG
- the LOC126692140 gene encoding pentatricopeptide repeat-containing protein At2g36240, whose translation MGLKKLLNANSKKALQISTPPPLSPIPQPPPPPTHLTPLPTLTLSGHHNHTHTHLLHYLNAHLAQPFTPTHLLYFLKSKLHHHPSFTHFDFHIFNWASTIDSFRHDHSTFEWMARTLAISHRFADLSSLLQFFASNPCPCSDGIFSCPRTEPIFRFSINAYCRVGKLDDAVVAFESMKKLIDGRPSVALYNILIHGFVKCGKHDDALKVFDTMTKDRVKPDVYTFNILISSYCRNSQFGLALELFKEMREKGCSPNVVSFNTLIRGFFRERKFDEGVSMAYEMIELGCEFSSVTCEILVDGLCREGRVSEACEILVDFSRKGVLPNGYDYYGLMEALCGKGNAGRALEVVDELWGKGNVPSLIACTTLIEGLRRLGRIDEALRLTERMLKESIIPDSVTFNCLLQSLCDVGRTVEANRLRLLASSKGLDSDGMTYSILMSGYTRERKQKEGEVVVDEMLDRGFIPNIATYNRLMDGLANARSSVQRQANVIGN comes from the coding sequence ATGGGTTTGAAGAAGCTCCTAAATGCCAATTCCAAAAAAGCTCTGCAAATctccacaccaccaccactctCTCCAATCCCAcaaccaccaccgccaccaacCCATCTCACCCCACTCCCAACCCTCACTCTCTCCGGCCACCAcaaccacacccacacccacctcCTCCACTACCTCAACGCCCACCTCGCCCAACCCTTCACTCCCACCCACCTCCTCTACTTCCTCAAATCCAAGCTCCACCACCACCCTTCCTTCACCCACTTCGACTTCCACATCTTCAACTGGGCCTCCACCATCGACTCCTTTCGCCACGACCACTCCACTTTCGAGTGGATGGCTCGCACTCTCGCAATCTCTCACCGCTTCGCCGACCTTTCCTCCCTCCTCCAATTCTTCGCCTCCAATCCCTGCCCTTGCTCCGACGGTATTTTCTCCTGCCCACGAACCGAACCCATATTCAGATTTTCGATCAATGCTTATTGTAGAGTTGGGAAGTTGGATGATGCTGTTGTTGCCTTTGAATCTATGAAAAAACTGATTGATGGGAGGCCTAGTGTGGCGCTATATAACATTTTGATTCATGGGTTTGTGAAATGTGGGAAGCATGATGATGCACTGAAGGTGTTTGATACAATGACTAAGGACCGGGTTAAGCCGGATGTGTATACGTTTAATATTTTGATTAGTAGTTATTGTAGGAATTCGCAGTTCGGGTTAGCTTTGGAGTTGTTTAAGGAGATGAGGGAGAAGGGGTGTAGTCCAAATGTGGTTAGTTTTAACACTTTGATTAGGGGGTTCTTTAGGGAGAGGAAGTTCGATGAAGGTGTTTCAATGGCTTATGAGATGATTGAATTGGGGTGTGAGTTTTCGAGTGTGACTTGTGAGATTTTGGTTGATGGGCTTTGCAGAGAAGGTCGGGTTTCGGAGGCGTGTGAGATATTGGTTGATTTTTCGAGGAAAGGAGTGTTGCCTAATGGGTATGATTATTACGGTCTAATGGAGGCACTTTGTGGGAAGGGAAATGCAGGTAGAGCATTGGAGGTTGTGGATGAGTTATGGGGGAAAGGAAATGTTCCAAGCTTGATTGCTTGTACTACTTTGATTGAAGGATTGAGGAGGTTAGGGAGAATTGATGAAGCACTTAGACTGACAGAGAGGATGCTTAAAGAGAGTATAATTCCGGATAGTGTGACCTTTAATTGTCTCCTTCAAAGTCTTTGCGATGTGGGAAGAACTGTGGAAGCAAATAGATTGAGGTTGCTGGCTTCAAGCAAGGGTTTGGATTCAGATGGAATGACCTATAGTATTTTGATGTCTGGTTatacaagagagagaaagcagaAGGAAGGGGAAGTGGTGGTGGATGAGATGTTGGATAGGGGGTTCATACCCAATATTGCTACATATAATAGGTTGATGGATGGACTTGCTAATGCAAGAAGTTCTGTGCAGCGCCAAGCCAATGTTATTGGTAACTGA
- the LOC126692142 gene encoding 1-(5-phosphoribosyl)-5-[(5-phosphoribosylamino)methylideneamino] imidazole-4-carboxamide isomerase, chloroplastic isoform X2 — translation MFRTLRTTATSTSDLGSLRPLGSSFHSRNKHRIVTAIPCVGFSRSRLSISCSVRFRPCIDIHKGKVKQIVGSTIQDLKEDGSAPVTNFESDKSAAEFANLYKEDGLTGGHVIMIGADPLSNSAAIEALHAYPGGLQIGGGINSDNSLSYIEEGASHVIVTSYVFKNGQMDLERLKDLVRVVGKQRLVLDLSCRKKEGKYAIVTDRWQKFTDVYLDRKILDFLAKYADEFLVHGVDVEGKKLGIDEELVALLGKHSPIPVTYAGGVTVMADLERIKVAGMGRVDVTVGSALDIFGGNMAYMDVVAWHSQQEAFTD, via the exons ATGTTTCGGACCCTCCGTACAACAGCAACATCAACCTCCGACCTGGGCTCGCTCCGACCTTTAGGTTCTTCTTTCCACAGCCGAAACAAGCATAGAATCGTCACAGCTATTCCTTGTGTTGGTTTCTCACGGTCACGCTTGTCTATTAGCTGTTCGGTTCGTTTCCGTCCTTGCATTGATATACACAAG GGGAAAGTGAAACAAATTGTTGGGTCAACCATTCAGGATTTGAAGGAGGATGGGTCAGCTCCTGTTACCAATTTCGAATCAGATAAGTCAGCGGCTGAGTTTGCCAATTTGTATAAAGAAGATGGACTTACGGGTGGTCATGTCATCATGATTGGAGCAGATCCTTTGAGTAACAGTGCAGCCATTGAAGCATTGCACGCTTATCCCG GCGGTTTGCAAATTGGGGGCGGAATCAATTCTGACAATTCGTTGAGTTACATAGAGGAAGGAGCTAGCCATGTCATTGTCACATCG TATGTATTCAAGAATGGACAAATGGACCTTGAAAGGCTTAAAGATCTTGTTCGTGTTGTTGGAAAGCAGAGGCTTGTGTTGGACCTTAGTTGCAGAAAGAAG gAAGGTAAATATGCAATTGTAACTGATAGATGGCAGAAGTTCACCGATGTATATCTTGACCGAAAAATATTGGATTTTCTTGCCAAATATGCGGATGAGTTTCTTGTCCATGGTGTTGATGTTGAAGGGAAAAA GCTGGGAATTGATGAAGAGCTTGTGGCATTGCTTGGGAAGCATTCACCG ATTCCTGTAACTTATGCTGGTGGTGTGACGGTGATGGCTGATTTAGAGAGAATAAAGGTGGCTGGGATGGGTCGTGTGGATGTTACCGTGGGCAGTGCTTTGGATATTTTTGGGGGCAATATGGCATACATGGATGTAGTTGCTTGGCATTCTCAGCAGGAGGCTTTTACAGATTAG